TCGGCGCCCGCCGCGATCTCGGCCATCGTCCGCTCCGTCGTCACGCTGGTAAGGCAGTCGTCGACCAGCGCATCGCCTTCCTCGGGCTTGGCGAAGGCGTCGGTGACCTTCTTGAGCATCCACGCCTCGCCCTTCTCGCCGGGCTTGCCCTTGAGGCGGAACATGACCCACTCGCCCTGCATCCGCTCGCCCTCGAGGGTGAAATGGAGATGCCCTTCCTCGAGCGTCTTGCGCGGGTCCTTGTCGGGGTGCGGGATCCAGCGGCCGCGGTCCCACAGCATCACCGTGCCGCCGCCATATTCGCCCTTGGGGATGATCCCCTCGAAGCTGCCGTAATCGAGCGGGTGATCCTCGGTCCGCATCGCCAGCCGGGTGGTCTTGGGGTCGAGGCTGGGGCCGCGCGGCACCGCCCAGCTCTTGAGCACGCCGTCGAGTTCGAGCCGGAAATCCCAGTGCAGGCGGGTCGCGTCATGCTTCTGGACGACGAAGCTGTCGCCCGTGCCCTTGCGCTTGCGGCCCTTGGGCTCGGCGGTCTTCTGGAAGTCGCGCTTAGCGTTGTAGGTCTCGATGGTGAGACCCTTGGGGCGGGACGCGCGCGCCATGGCTGGCTAGCGCTTCCGCCCGCCGGCCGCTGCTTTTTTCGGCGTTGGCGCGGCCTTCTTCGCTGGCGGCTTCTTCGCCGCCGGTTTCCGCACCGGCGCGGCATTGTCGTTCCTAGCGTCGTCGCCGAGGCTCTTCTTCAGCGCCGCCATCAGGTCGATGACATTGCTCTTGGGTGCCTTGCCGTCCTCGGGGTCCTGGATGACCAGCTCGCCCTTGCTCTTGCGCTTCTGCTCGATGAGGCCCTTCAGCGCATCGACATAACGGTTGTGGAATTCCTGCGGGTCGAAGTCGCCGCTCTTCTTCTCGATCAGCGTCGCCGCTAAGTCGAGCAGGTCGGGATCGGGCTTGGCATCCTCGATCTCGCGGAAGTAGCTTGCCGCCTTGTTGACCTCGTCGGCGTAGCGCAGCGTTTCCAGCAGCATCCCGCGTCCGCACGGCTTCAGCGCCACCACATATTCCTGCCCGCGCATGGCGAGCTGGCCGATGCCGATCTTGCGCGCGGCTCGAAGCGCGTCGCGGACAACGATGTACGCTTCCTCGGCGAGGTCGTCGGCCGGGACCACGAAATAGGGCTTATCGTAATAGATGGCGTCGACGTCGCCAACATCGACGAACTGGACGAGGTCGAGCGTCTTGCGACTTTCGAGCTTGACGCTCTCGATCTCCTCGGGCTCGAGCAGGACATATTCGCCCTTGGAGACCTCGTAGCCCTTGACGATGTCGTCGGTGCTGACCGGGCCGATGCCGGGCACAACCTTCTCATATTTGATCCGCTTGCCGCTCGGCTCGTGAATCTGGTGGAAGGCGATCGCCGCACCCGACTTGGTCGCCGAGTAGATTTCGACCGGGATCGAGACCAGCGCCAGCTTGATCTGTCCGCGCCAGGCGGGGCGTGCGGCCATGGACGGCTCCTGCTCGTAAACGTTGCTCTCCCGATTCAATCGCTGGGCGCGTCAAGCGTTCCGGCCTAGAGCGCGCCGATGTTGCAAGCTGCCGTCGAGGCGCCCGCCCCCGCCCCGCCCGAGATCGTCGTGACCGGCCGCTCGCTCGCCGCCAGTCGTGGCGAACGGCTACTGCGGCCGACGGTGATCGGCCCGGCCGAACTGGCGCAGACCCCGGTCAGCGGTCTCGACCAGCTGCTCACCGCCGAAGCCGGAGTGCAGCTGTTCCGTCGCTCGGACTCGCGGTCGGCCAATCCGACCAGCCAGGGAATCACCCTGCGCGCGCTCGGCGGCAATGCGGCCAGCCGGACGCTGCTGATCCTCGACGGCGTGCCACAGACCGATCCGTTCGGCGGCTGGGCGCCGTGGCCGGCTTTCGACCCCGCCGGGCTGGCCGAAGTGCGGATCACCCGCGGCGGCGGCGGCGTCACCGCCGGGCCGGGCGCGCTGGCGGGCGTGATCGACCTCACCAGCCGCGCCGACGAGGGCGTCCGGGCCGAGCTCGAAGGCGGAAGTCGCGGATCGCTGCAAGGCTCGGTGGGCGCCGGAGCGGCAGTGGGCGGCGGGCGGCTCGTCCTGTCGGCCAGCGGCGCGCGCGGCGATGGATTCACGCCCGTAGTCGCCGCCGACCGAGGTCCGGCCGACCGCGCTGCCCCCTATCGCAACGCCGCCGGGCGGCTCCGCTATCTCGTGCCTGTCGGCGGGGCGGAACTGCAGGCCAACCTGTCGGGCTTTACCGATCGGCGCGACCGCGGGGTCGACTTTAGCGCCAACCTCTCGCGCGGCGCCGATGCTTCACTGCGGCTAGTTGGGCGCGGGGCGCTGCCCTTCGTATTGGTTGGCTATGGCCAGTGGCGCGGTTTCGAGAACGGTTCGGCGGCGGTTAGCGCAGGCCGCACCGTCGCCACCCCCGCAGCGCTCCAATATTCGGTGCCGTCGCATTCTTATGGTGGCAGCGCCGAGCTTCGCCCGCGCTTGCTGTCTGGGGTAGAACTGCGCGTCGGCAGCGACTTGCGGCTGATGGCCGGCCAGTCGCGCGAATATGGCAGCTATACTGCCGCGCTGACCCCGACGCGCGATCGCCGCTCGGGCGGCCGCAGCGGCACCGCCGGCCTGTTCGGCGAGGCGAGCACCACGTTTGGCGCGCTCGACCTCAGCCTCGCGGGCCGGGTCGATCGCTGGTGGATCGACGGCGGCTTCTACCAGGAGCGGCTGCTCGCCACCGGGCTGCTCAGCCAGGATCTGCGGTTAGCCGGTCGCCATGGCTGGCGCCCGACCGCACGGGCCGCGGGCGCGCTGGCGCTCGGCCGGGGCTGGACGCTAAGCAGCGCCGCCTACCTCGGCTGGCGCCTGCCGACCCTCAACGAGCTGTTCCGCCCGTTCCGCGCCGGCAGCGACGCCACCGCCGCCAACGCCGCGCTCAAGCCCGAGCTTCTCCGCGGCGCCGAGGCGGCGCTGGCTTGGTCACAGCGCGGCTGGTCGGCGAGCGCGACGCTGTTCGCCAACCGCCTGCTCGACCCCATTGCAAACGTCACGCTGGCGAACGGACCCGGCACCTTCCCCCAGGTCGGCTTCATCGCGGCGGGCGGGGCCTATCGCCAGCGGCAGAATTTGCCCGCGATCCGCAGCCGCGGGGTCGAGCTGGCCGGCGGCTGGCAGGCCGGCCCATGGCGGGCGCGGCTGTCGGCCAGCCTGACCGACGCCCGGGTGGTCGACGCGGTGCTGGGCGGGCTGCGACCGGCCCAGACCCCGCAGGTGGCGGCCAATGCAAGCCTGGGCTGGAGCGACCGCGACCGCTTCGCCGCGCTCACCCTCACCCGGACCGGGGCACAATATGAGGACGACCTCAACACCGAGCGGCTGAAAGGCGCCACGGTGCTGGGGGTGAGCGGCGGCTTGCCGGTAGGGCGACACGTCACGCTGACCGCGCGCGCGGAGAACCTGCTCAACGAGACCGTGCTGGCGGGGATCAGCGGTGACGGGGTGCGTGAGCGAGCGACACCGCGGACGGTGTGGGTGGGGATGCGGTGGCGCTAGGCCCGCGCTACGCCGGCTCGGCAAGCCGAGCTGCGCTCCAGCCTGTGACCTGCCCCCGGCAGGTCACTGATCGGCTGGAGCGGGTGAAGGGAATCGAACCCTCGTCGTAAGCTTGGAAGGCTTCTGCTCTACCATTGAGCTACACCCGCACTCGCCACATTAAGTCGCTGAAATCCCCTGTTTCTTTCCGTTTCCCGTGCCCCATGTTGCCGATCTATAAGGCAGTTGGGGCATAAAGTTGGGGCAGAAAAGCTCCGAACGCGGGCGAACTTGGACGAATGTCCGCGAACGAAGGGAACAGAGGATGTCAAAGAACTCGCCTGTGAAGCTGAGCGCCGCGCGTATCGCGGATATGGAAGTGACTGGCAAGCGCTACGAGAAGGCGGTCGAGCCCGGTTCCCCTCTGTGGGTGCGCGTGGAAGCCACCGCCGACCGCTCGGGCAAGGCGCGCTCGAAGTATGTTTGCCGCACCGTGATCGACCGCAAGTCGGTGCGCAAAATCATTGGCCCGGTCAGTGAGTGGACGCTTAGCGAGGCGAAGCGCAAGGCGCTCGCCATCGACGCCGACGCTCGCGACAACGGCGGTGCCGAGCATCTGGCGACCGCCAAGGCAGTGGTTGGGGCACAAACCGGCCCATGCCCCAACTCGGTCGCGGAGAAGTTCCTCGACTACATGGAGACCGAGGGGAAGCATAAGGTTTCGAGCAAGGAGAAGTGGACTCACTACTGGCGCAGCATCGAGCCCCAGTGGGGCGCGCGCCCGGTGACCAGCATTGCCAAGCGGGATTGCGTGGCGCTGCTCGACCTTGAACTCAAAGCGGCCAAGGCGCGCGGCGAGACCGGAACGTCGGCCAACAACCTGCACAAGGTGCTCGCCCGGTTCTTCAACTGGGTGGCGGGTCAAGGCTACATCGAAGTCTCGCCCATGACGGGCCTCAAGAAGAAGATCGATGTTTCGCTGACGCGCCGTCCGCCGCGTCCGCTCAACGAGCAAGAACTAATCTGGCTGTTCCAAGCGCTCGACCGGCTTGCTGGTCCACGGGCGAACGCCATCGAGTTCCTGCTCCGCTCGGTCTGCCGCATCGGCAACATCCTCGACGCCAAGAAGGAAAATGTCGGAGAGCGCGGGCTACTCCTACCCAAGACGAAGAACTTTACGGCGCTGATGGTGCCACTCACTGACTCCATGAAGGCGCTGCTCGGGGACACAGAAGGCGCGGGCAACATCTGGCCGGGGCACCTTCGCCGCAAGGCGGGCTTTGTGGACGAGGAGTTGCGCCCCATGATGGAGGAGATTGCGCGCGCCGATGGGTTCAACGGAACCTTCAATGTGGAGCACTTTGCCGACAAGACGCGCAACCTCGACTTTTGGACGCCGCACAACTTCCGGGACACGGCGACCACTTGGTTCGAAAACCAACTCGACGCGGACGACGATCCGCTCTTCCCGGACCATGTGCAGAAAGCGATGCTCAACCATCGCCCCGGCTCGACGAAGGACAAGCACTATAGTGCCGTCGCGCTCGATCCACTGTGGATGTATGGCGCGCGCAAGAAAGCGGGCGCGGCTTGGAATGCATACTTGGATGCAGTGAAGGCCAAGGCGCTCGACCAGTTGAAGCTCGCAGCCTGAAACGAGTGAGGGCACCGGGAACATGAAAACCCGGTGCCCTCGTTGTGTGGGGTCTTATCCGCCTGACGGAGCCGCCGCGCGCAATGCCAGCATTCAGGAGTCTGCCTGCGCCTATCACTTATTTAGTAGAGCCAGCCCCGATGCGTCATTCAAAAGGCGGGTTACCGACCGACAGATAGCGGATCATGTCGTTCGTTATCCAAAGGTCCACTGCTTCCTGTTTCCAGTAAGCGCGCGGCCATCGAAACTCCACCGGTTTGGGGAACTTGTCGTCAGCAATGCGGCGATAAAGCGTCGCCCGTGACCACTTGTAACCACACCGTCGTAGGTATTTCAGCAGTCCAAGCACATCAAGCATCGTGAGACAGCTAACCCTCTAGGATGATTGACGAAACAACAAAGTAGTATCGGCGAAATCGCGAGTCGATGAGATTTGGTCTGGGTGTTCGAGAGGATCGCCCATGCTCAAGCTTACCGACCTCACTAAATATCGCGTGCAGGAAAGCCCTAATAACTTCGTCCGCGTCGGGCGCGCCACTCTCTACTGCGGCGACAGCACCGACATTCTCCCCCACCTCTCCGACATCCACGCTTGCGTGACTGATCCGCCCTATGGCCTCGCCCTCATGGGCAAGAACTGGGACTACGATGTGCCGCAAGCGGCGCTGTGGTCGCTGGTGCGCGACACGCTGTTGCCGGGTGCCCACCTGTTGGCCTTCGGTGGATCGCGGACCTACCATCGCCTCGCGGTGCAGGTTGAGGACGCCGACTTCGAAATCCGCGACCAGTTGATGTGGTTGTATGCGTCCGGGTTCCCGAAGAACCACGACCTTGGCAAGGCCATCGAGGCGAAGCTCACCACTGGTGGTGCTGGTCCTATCAACCAGCGCCGTGCCGCCATGGGCGACAACTACGAGCCGACGCCGTTGGCTGGCACTCCCGGCTATGCCCAAGCTGGTAACATGTTCCGGGGCACGACTGGTGACCGGCACGAGCGCGAGCAGCATTACCTCGAACTCACCACGTCGGAAGCTCAGCAATCTGCTGGTTGGGGGACGGCGTTGAAGCCGAGCCACGAGCCCATCGTGATGGCGCGCAAGTCGTTCCGGGGAAGCTGCACCGCTAATGTGATGAAGCACGGCGTCGGTGGTCTGAACATCGAGGCTAGCCGCACCGCCGAGGGTCGCTGGCCCGCCAACACGATCCACGACGGTCTCGACGAGCCGTGGGCGAACTACTTCTATTGCGCCAAGCCCTCGAACCGGGAGCGCGACGAGGGGCTTGGACATCTGGCCAAGCGCGACTCCGTGTTCTTGCAGACCGGTGGCGGGATGTCGGGCAAGCCGACGAAGGGCCGCGCGATGAACGCGCCTCGGGCGAACGTCCATCCGACCGTTAAGCCCGTGGCGCTCATGGCTTACCTTTGCCGTCTGGTGACGCCGCAGGGTGGCGTGGTCCTCGATCCGTTCATGGGCAGTGGCTCGACCGGTATCGCTGCGCTCCAAGAAGGCTTTGATTTCGTCGGGATCGAGCGCGACCCTGAATACTTCAAGATCGCGTGCGCGCGCATTGCTCACGCTCAAGGTCTGATGCTCGACATCGCTGCGTAGCAAAGGTGGTGGTGGGGCGGCGAATGACCTTCAAACCGCCCCACCTGTTCAATCACTTGGGAGATTGAAGCGAGGGAGATGGAGGAACCCTCGGCACTCTTATTTATAGCCTGACCGGCCATCATTACTGCCAGACTAAATAGATGCGCGACTTAAAATGGAGGTTCGCGCACTATGACATACTACACTAGAATTACTGCTGCTCGCACTAAAGATTTGACGGGCAAGCGTTACGGCAAACTGGTTGCTGTTGTTCAACTACCATCGCGGGACAAGCAAGGCCGACCGAACTGGCTCTGCCTTTGCGATTGCGGTTCGACCACCTTGGCCACCGCCTCGGCGCTCCACAAGCGGAAGTCGTGCGGTTGCTTGAAGCGTCGGCCAACCGGGGCATCCCCGGCTGAGCGCGAAACCCTTCTCATGGCGCGGCGCAACATGCTCAAGCGCTGCTACGTCGAAGGTTCCGAAGGCTACTCCCGCTACGGCGAGCGCGGCATCACGGTCTGTCAGGAATGGCGTGACGACAAGGAAGCCTTCTATGATTGGGCGCTCGCCAATGGGTGGACGCCGGAACTCCAGATCGACCGCATCGACAACGACGGCGATTACGAACCGAGCAACTGCCACTTCGTCACCCGGTTGGAGAATGCGCGCAAGACGAGCCGCACGGTGATGAGCATCGCCACCGCCAACGACATCCTCGAACTGCGGCGGCGCGGCCTGAACCCCAAGGCGATTGCGTCTACCCTCGGCATCAAGCGCCACCATGTCGATAACGTCATCTACCGGGGCAGTTGGACCGACAATCCCAAGAAGCATTACCAGCCTCGGCGTCGGGGCCGACCGGCGTGACGGTTGGCGTTATCGTGACCGGCGTGATCATCGGTCTCTTGCCGGTCACCATGGCCAGTTAAATAATGCAGCCCCAACCGCTGCCGTAGTATGGTTGAACATATTCGCTGGAGCCATGTTCTTCCGCGCGGGCAACGAACAGCAGTTGCCACTTCAACGCGCTACCAAGCTTACCCCGGAAGAAGACGGGATAGCAGTCGAGACGGAAGCTCGCACCGGACCTCCCAAGGCCCAACAGACACTCTGTTGGATAAGCGATTAAGCCCGCTCCGACCCTTGGACATGTGAAGCCAAACCGGACTTGAAGCCCAACGGGGCAGGCACAGCTACTTGAGCATGACGCGGTGAGACTTCCGCGCGATCATGCACCCACTAGGAGACTTTCTGTCATTGGCTCCCGTGGACACCGTTAGGGCCACAATTTCCTTCCGCACCTTCGAGACACGACACCAGTCACAGACCCTCGAAGCAAACGAGTTGGGATAGCCGGAATATAGACGCGATTAGGGTTGAAGCGCAGACCAAGCGACCCTCCTCCACAGAGGACGCGGCAGTGACAGAAGGTTAGAAACTCCGAAAGATGAAGAACAATGTTCCCCTTGTGATTGATGCAATATTGCTGTGTCATTCACAGGGGGAATATAAAGCTATGTTCTCGAAAGATGAAACGGATTGAGTTTCGAGCGAAGCTCAAATGAGCGAGACAGATGCGAGCGCCAGTGAGCAGATGGCTCTGCGAATGCGATCAGCGATAGCTGAGCGCCAACGTCTCTTTGCATGAAGAATGCTTACTCTGGCGTCCAGCCGTGCTTCTGCCAGTAGGATGACGCGTCTCCGACTAAAGGCTTGAGCTTAAAGGTGCGGCCATCCTGCAAATCGAGCGTAGCAGATGTCGCTTGGCAATCATGTATGGTGCCAAAGTCATCGAGGATGATTTTGTCTCCGTCTGAAACTCTTCCGTTCACAGACCACTCACCGTTTTGGCGGTCGTAATCGCTGAACTGTGCGACGAACTTACCGTTCTGATTAAGTTCGAGGCCAATCCCCACACTCGTGTCAAAGTTGTTGGGCGAATAAATCCATTTCCTCAAGCAGGTGGGATGGTCGCTTGCCTCTTTGACCGGGGTCGAACTTGCCTCGGTCGCTAGCTCTGGAACGGGGGCTGGTGCGGGTGCCTCATCCTGCTTGGGTGATACTGTTTCTTTCTCAGAAAGGGATTGCGCCTCGGTGCGCCATTTACTCGCCGAAACTAAGGTGCCCACAAGGGCCGAGAGTTGAAGCGCGTTAAGCTCGTTTCCGTCCATGACGCCCCTAACGACGAGCGCTTTCTCAGGTCCGCAATGTGAATTGAGCGCGCCGCCTCCCACGAAACCGGGAGCGTCGCCCGCTGGAGCAAACTGCAATGCGAAGCTGTGCGTAGCCTTGGTAAGATCATCTACTACTTCCGCACGGAAGATAGTATCGTTACCCGTTTTCTCGACTTCCGATTTCGCTTTTTCGTTGCTGAGCGTGGATTCAAGTATGTCGCCGACATTGGCGTGAATGGTGGACTCAACTGAGTCTCCATTCGGGAGCCGAACGGCATAGCAAGAGCGTGCCAAGTCAGCGGGTAGCTTCGGCTTTGCCGAGCAGGAACTTACCAGTAGAGCCACTGTAAGCCCGCTTGCGCTGATGATTGCAGTGGAAGTCAATCGCATAGCCATCAATGCAACCTGCCCGACAACCTCATTTGCGGCAATGCCGCTCGTGGCAATTTCAGGCTGCGGAGAAGCAAGGTTGCGGAGCTAGCAAAATGGGGCGACAGCCTCGCGACCGCCGCCCCACCTTGCCCCTGCCAAGGCCATGTTACACGGCCTATTGCTCAAGTGGCGATTGCTCGCCACAAGAGGGGTCGCCGGTCGAGGCCGTTGGAACGAAGTGGTTCCAACCTTCCGCTTCGTTGAGAGACCACGATCTCGACCGGCCCCATCAGTGATAGCCGACCCCCGAGCGCCGTCCAGTAGGTTATCCACCGCTTTTGTGGTGGTTAAAGTGGATTACGGGAAAGGCGTAGCCGACCATGACTGGCATCAGTGCTTGTCAAAGTCGGTCAGCACGTGGGAAGCCATCATCTAGCTGGAGAAAGACCGTGCCCGAACCCGAGGACGATCTCGAACAAGAAGCGCTCTTCGACATCGAGGGTCCGGACGAGGACGGTTGCGTTTGGATATGCGCTGCCGGTGGTCGCCGCGACATTTGGTGCCACAATCTGGGGCCGGAGCATAAAGTTGCGCCAAAGCTGAGCGAATGGCTTTCGCGGATCGACTACGAGGGACAGCCGTGAAGCTCGACCGACGAGAAATCGGGCTCGTGGCCATTTTCGCCGCCTGTGGCTTGTTGCTCTTGCTAGACTTGAATCGGAAGCCCCCCGACATTCGCGAGTCTGAGCGGTATCGGGCGGCGTTCGCGCAATGTGAGCAAGGGCATTGGGGCGATTGCGACTCTTATGCGCTGCGCGCATCGACTGACGATCCGCCGGGAACGCTGACGCAAAAGCAGCGCAGTGATCTGGCAATCGAGCGACTGCAAAATGAATGCGAGCGCCTCGATAAGTGCCGTTAGACTTCGCGCCCGCGCAGAATCCACCGCACTAACCCATAAGCGATTAGACCGAGTAACCAGACCATAACGGCCAGCACGGCGCACACCCCGAGCGCTTCCACGTATAATGGCGCGTCGGTGGCGCTCTTTAGGAGAATCTGCTTGTCGTTCTCGCACCCCGCGATCCGCTTTGCATCATACGGCTCCCAAGCGTTTTGACTGCAAGCTTTGTAGAGGTCGAAAGCGGTCGTGAACTGTTTCTCCCGCTCCGATGCCGACATCCAGACGGGAGCAATCACTAGCCACAAACCAGTGAGGACAATGGCTAGGCGTAACCAGACGCCGAGCTTCATCGGGCCAATTCCATTACGGTGAGAATGCCGCCAGAGTGGTCAGCATCGAGGTCGATGTGCACCCGCGCATCGAGCGTGATGTAGTCGTCACCATGTTTGCTATTCACGGCGGCACTAATCCGGCGAGCTAGCTTAGGGTCTAGCGTCTTGCTGAGCCTCGCCGGGAAGAACATGCGGTCGCACACGACATCCTCAGCACTCCACGACGTTGGAGTGCTGCGCCGCAAGCGAAGCTCCATGATCCGCCCGTCGAAAGTCCGCCCGTTATATCGGTCGCATCGAGGTGCGCTCTCAGCAGTCGCCGAGAAGGCTGCGATGAAGGCGAGCAGTATCACCGCCCGACCATCGCGCCCTCAATGGCGTCGCGCAATTCAATGACCTCACCCTCATCCTTGCTCTCGTAGGCTTGGACGGCATTGCTCGATGTCATTAGGAACAGGCGATAGCTGGCCTTCGCCGTGAGGAAGATTGCCAAGCTGATTACGAACAACACAAGGGCAATGATGCTCACGGTCGAGTTCCGATTCCCCGGCGCAGAGTTACCGAGGAAGAGGAGCACCGCGAACGCCAGCGCGACGTAACCCCACCCTCGCCGGGGAGGCTGACGCCGCACATCAACTGTGTTGATCTTGTTGATGGCGTAGCTCTTCGACCCGAACCGAGCGAAGTCGCGATCCACCCTGATGTTC
The Sphingomonas ginsengisoli An et al. 2013 genome window above contains:
- a CDS encoding Ku protein, which codes for MAARPAWRGQIKLALVSIPVEIYSATKSGAAIAFHQIHEPSGKRIKYEKVVPGIGPVSTDDIVKGYEVSKGEYVLLEPEEIESVKLESRKTLDLVQFVDVGDVDAIYYDKPYFVVPADDLAEEAYIVVRDALRAARKIGIGQLAMRGQEYVVALKPCGRGMLLETLRYADEVNKAASYFREIEDAKPDPDLLDLAATLIEKKSGDFDPQEFHNRYVDALKGLIEQKRKSKGELVIQDPEDGKAPKSNVIDLMAALKKSLGDDARNDNAAPVRKPAAKKPPAKKAAPTPKKAAAGGRKR
- a CDS encoding TonB-dependent receptor, whose product is MLQAAVEAPAPAPPEIVVTGRSLAASRGERLLRPTVIGPAELAQTPVSGLDQLLTAEAGVQLFRRSDSRSANPTSQGITLRALGGNAASRTLLILDGVPQTDPFGGWAPWPAFDPAGLAEVRITRGGGGVTAGPGALAGVIDLTSRADEGVRAELEGGSRGSLQGSVGAGAAVGGGRLVLSASGARGDGFTPVVAADRGPADRAAPYRNAAGRLRYLVPVGGAELQANLSGFTDRRDRGVDFSANLSRGADASLRLVGRGALPFVLVGYGQWRGFENGSAAVSAGRTVATPAALQYSVPSHSYGGSAELRPRLLSGVELRVGSDLRLMAGQSREYGSYTAALTPTRDRRSGGRSGTAGLFGEASTTFGALDLSLAGRVDRWWIDGGFYQERLLATGLLSQDLRLAGRHGWRPTARAAGALALGRGWTLSSAAYLGWRLPTLNELFRPFRAGSDATAANAALKPELLRGAEAALAWSQRGWSASATLFANRLLDPIANVTLANGPGTFPQVGFIAAGGAYRQRQNLPAIRSRGVELAGGWQAGPWRARLSASLTDARVVDAVLGGLRPAQTPQVAANASLGWSDRDRFAALTLTRTGAQYEDDLNTERLKGATVLGVSGGLPVGRHVTLTARAENLLNETVLAGISGDGVRERATPRTVWVGMRWR
- a CDS encoding tyrosine-type recombinase/integrase, encoding MKLSAARIADMEVTGKRYEKAVEPGSPLWVRVEATADRSGKARSKYVCRTVIDRKSVRKIIGPVSEWTLSEAKRKALAIDADARDNGGAEHLATAKAVVGAQTGPCPNSVAEKFLDYMETEGKHKVSSKEKWTHYWRSIEPQWGARPVTSIAKRDCVALLDLELKAAKARGETGTSANNLHKVLARFFNWVAGQGYIEVSPMTGLKKKIDVSLTRRPPRPLNEQELIWLFQALDRLAGPRANAIEFLLRSVCRIGNILDAKKENVGERGLLLPKTKNFTALMVPLTDSMKALLGDTEGAGNIWPGHLRRKAGFVDEELRPMMEEIARADGFNGTFNVEHFADKTRNLDFWTPHNFRDTATTWFENQLDADDDPLFPDHVQKAMLNHRPGSTKDKHYSAVALDPLWMYGARKKAGAAWNAYLDAVKAKALDQLKLAA
- a CDS encoding helix-turn-helix transcriptional regulator; the encoded protein is MLDVLGLLKYLRRCGYKWSRATLYRRIADDKFPKPVEFRWPRAYWKQEAVDLWITNDMIRYLSVGNPPFE
- a CDS encoding DNA-methyltransferase, whose protein sequence is MLKLTDLTKYRVQESPNNFVRVGRATLYCGDSTDILPHLSDIHACVTDPPYGLALMGKNWDYDVPQAALWSLVRDTLLPGAHLLAFGGSRTYHRLAVQVEDADFEIRDQLMWLYASGFPKNHDLGKAIEAKLTTGGAGPINQRRAAMGDNYEPTPLAGTPGYAQAGNMFRGTTGDRHEREQHYLELTTSEAQQSAGWGTALKPSHEPIVMARKSFRGSCTANVMKHGVGGLNIEASRTAEGRWPANTIHDGLDEPWANYFYCAKPSNRERDEGLGHLAKRDSVFLQTGGGMSGKPTKGRAMNAPRANVHPTVKPVALMAYLCRLVTPQGGVVLDPFMGSGSTGIAALQEGFDFVGIERDPEYFKIACARIAHAQGLMLDIAA
- a CDS encoding DUF6232 family protein, whose protein sequence is MSIYNRGNIRVDRDFARFGSKSYAINKINTVDVRRQPPRRGWGYVALAFAVLLFLGNSAPGNRNSTVSIIALVLFVISLAIFLTAKASYRLFLMTSSNAVQAYESKDEGEVIELRDAIEGAMVGR